The Coffea eugenioides isolate CCC68of chromosome 8, Ceug_1.0, whole genome shotgun sequence genome has a segment encoding these proteins:
- the LOC113781496 gene encoding protein IQ-DOMAIN 14 isoform X2 — protein MKKASRWLRGLLGLKKPDPSSSSSQAPTTATSKPPPKKKWSFVKSYREKDSNVPIPMENKSRSSSAVVGPAQPSDDNDDSGNHAIAVAAATAAVAEAAVAAAQAAAEVVRLTSSGRAASASNITRMTTSFARGDSSPAHVDESGAGYGNRGEWAAVKIQSHFRAYLSRRALRALRALVKLQALVRGHIVRKHTADILREVQAQMRAVLRVQARASTGPATPEKFECISRAKSMKLGENLLFRRNSLKNWKISSYQDSRMDIKSWEHEGSSTKTGFRGDEANDKVLEIDTARPQTRHKIRNLFHSSHLSIGSDQCSHSFTTSKDSTVHQTVPSPSSCEVQSVSPLKFSHDVEDDPFCTAANSPLLHSASSKGGSKRGPFTPAKSDGSRSCLSGYSDCYYPNYMSCTQSSKAKIRSLSAPKQRPQYERSSSTKRFSMYGYGEPKFSNPQRVSALHASFTSKAYPGSGRLDRLGMPIREEAIGFSGGQWHRF, from the exons ATGAAAAAGGCTTCAAGGTGGCTCCGAGGACTTCTCGGGCTGAAAAAACCCGACCCCTCTTCGTCATCTTCTCAGGCTCCCACCACAGCCACGTCCAAGCCACCGcccaagaagaaatggagctTTGTCAAATCCTACAGGGAAAAGGACAGCAACGTCCCCATCCCCATGGAGAACAAGTCTCGAAGCAGCAGCGCCGTTGTCGGCCCGGCTCAGCCGAGTGATGATAATGATGATTCCGGCAATCATGCTATTGCCGTAGCTGCTGCCACGGCGGCTGTTGCTGAGGCTGCTGTCGCTGCCGCCCAAGCCGCCGCTGAAGTAGTCAGGCTAACAAGCAGCGGCAGAGCTGCTTCTGCTTCGAACATAACCAGAATGACGACGTCGTTTGCGAGGGGGGATTCTTCACCGGCGCATGTTGACGAGAGTGGCGCAGGCTATGGGAATCGTGGAGAGTGGGCAGCCGTTAAAATTCAGTCCCATTTTCGAGCGTATCTG TCAAGAAGAGCTTTACGAGCACTGAGAGCACTTGTGAAGCTTCAAGCATTAGTTCGAGGTCATATTGTGAGAAAGCACACTGCAGACATACTAAGAGAAGTGCAGGCACAAATGCGAGCAGTGTTGCGAGTCCAAGCGCGGGCGAGTACG GGCCCTGCAACTCCTGAgaaatttgaatgtatatcacGGGCCAAGAGTATGAAACTTGGTGAAAATCTGCTGTTCAGG AGAAATAGCTTAAAAAACTGGAAGATCTCAAGCTATCAGGACTCCAGAATGGATATCAAGTCATGGGAACACGAAGGATCATCTACGAAAACTGGCTTCAGAGGTGACGAGGCGAATGACAAGGTTCTCGAGATTGATACTGCGAGGCCTCAAACCAGGCACAAAATTAGGAACCTTTTTCACTCTTCTCATCTCAGCATTGGCTCGGACCAATGTAGTCATAGCTTCACCACATCAAAAGACTCCACAGTTCATCAAACGGTCCCAAGTCCATCTTCTTGCGAGGTCCAATCCGTGAGCCCTCTGAAGTTCTCACACGATGTCGAGGATGATCCTTTCTGCACAGCTGCAAATAGTCCACTGCTTCACTCAGCTTCATCTAAAGGCGGTTCAAAGAGAGGACCCTTTACCCCAGCCAAAAGTGATGGCTCAAGAAGCTGCTTAAGTGGCTACTCTGACTGCTACTATCCAAACTACATGTCCTGCACTCAATCTTCCAAGGCGAAGATAAGGTCCCTAAGTGCTCCTAAACAAAGGCCTCAGTACGAGAGATCAAGCTCAACTAAGAGGTTTTCAATGTATGGCTATGGTGAACCAAAATTCAGCAATCCTCAAAGGGTTTCTGCATTGCATGCCAGCTTCACCAGCAAAGCTTATCCAGGGTCCGGACGATTGGACAGGCTTGGCATGCCCATTAGAGAAGAAGCCATTGGGTTCAGTGGAGGCCAGTGGCATAGATTTTAG
- the LOC113781496 gene encoding protein IQ-DOMAIN 14 isoform X1 — protein sequence MKKASRWLRGLLGLKKPDPSSSSSQAPTTATSKPPPKKKWSFVKSYREKDSNVPIPMENKSRSSSAVVGPAQPSDDNDDSGNHAIAVAAATAAVAEAAVAAAQAAAEVVRLTSSGRAASASNITRMTTSFARGDSSPAHVDESGAGYGNRGEWAAVKIQSHFRAYLSRRALRALRALVKLQALVRGHIVRKHTADILREVQAQMRAVLRVQARASTVRAQVFESPHKANHIHYPGPATPEKFECISRAKSMKLGENLLFRRNSLKNWKISSYQDSRMDIKSWEHEGSSTKTGFRGDEANDKVLEIDTARPQTRHKIRNLFHSSHLSIGSDQCSHSFTTSKDSTVHQTVPSPSSCEVQSVSPLKFSHDVEDDPFCTAANSPLLHSASSKGGSKRGPFTPAKSDGSRSCLSGYSDCYYPNYMSCTQSSKAKIRSLSAPKQRPQYERSSSTKRFSMYGYGEPKFSNPQRVSALHASFTSKAYPGSGRLDRLGMPIREEAIGFSGGQWHRF from the exons ATGAAAAAGGCTTCAAGGTGGCTCCGAGGACTTCTCGGGCTGAAAAAACCCGACCCCTCTTCGTCATCTTCTCAGGCTCCCACCACAGCCACGTCCAAGCCACCGcccaagaagaaatggagctTTGTCAAATCCTACAGGGAAAAGGACAGCAACGTCCCCATCCCCATGGAGAACAAGTCTCGAAGCAGCAGCGCCGTTGTCGGCCCGGCTCAGCCGAGTGATGATAATGATGATTCCGGCAATCATGCTATTGCCGTAGCTGCTGCCACGGCGGCTGTTGCTGAGGCTGCTGTCGCTGCCGCCCAAGCCGCCGCTGAAGTAGTCAGGCTAACAAGCAGCGGCAGAGCTGCTTCTGCTTCGAACATAACCAGAATGACGACGTCGTTTGCGAGGGGGGATTCTTCACCGGCGCATGTTGACGAGAGTGGCGCAGGCTATGGGAATCGTGGAGAGTGGGCAGCCGTTAAAATTCAGTCCCATTTTCGAGCGTATCTG TCAAGAAGAGCTTTACGAGCACTGAGAGCACTTGTGAAGCTTCAAGCATTAGTTCGAGGTCATATTGTGAGAAAGCACACTGCAGACATACTAAGAGAAGTGCAGGCACAAATGCGAGCAGTGTTGCGAGTCCAAGCGCGGGCGAGTACGGTCCGTGCTCAAGTCTTTGAATCGCCCCACAAAGCTAATCACATCCATTACCCT GGCCCTGCAACTCCTGAgaaatttgaatgtatatcacGGGCCAAGAGTATGAAACTTGGTGAAAATCTGCTGTTCAGG AGAAATAGCTTAAAAAACTGGAAGATCTCAAGCTATCAGGACTCCAGAATGGATATCAAGTCATGGGAACACGAAGGATCATCTACGAAAACTGGCTTCAGAGGTGACGAGGCGAATGACAAGGTTCTCGAGATTGATACTGCGAGGCCTCAAACCAGGCACAAAATTAGGAACCTTTTTCACTCTTCTCATCTCAGCATTGGCTCGGACCAATGTAGTCATAGCTTCACCACATCAAAAGACTCCACAGTTCATCAAACGGTCCCAAGTCCATCTTCTTGCGAGGTCCAATCCGTGAGCCCTCTGAAGTTCTCACACGATGTCGAGGATGATCCTTTCTGCACAGCTGCAAATAGTCCACTGCTTCACTCAGCTTCATCTAAAGGCGGTTCAAAGAGAGGACCCTTTACCCCAGCCAAAAGTGATGGCTCAAGAAGCTGCTTAAGTGGCTACTCTGACTGCTACTATCCAAACTACATGTCCTGCACTCAATCTTCCAAGGCGAAGATAAGGTCCCTAAGTGCTCCTAAACAAAGGCCTCAGTACGAGAGATCAAGCTCAACTAAGAGGTTTTCAATGTATGGCTATGGTGAACCAAAATTCAGCAATCCTCAAAGGGTTTCTGCATTGCATGCCAGCTTCACCAGCAAAGCTTATCCAGGGTCCGGACGATTGGACAGGCTTGGCATGCCCATTAGAGAAGAAGCCATTGGGTTCAGTGGAGGCCAGTGGCATAGATTTTAG
- the LOC113779588 gene encoding RHOMBOID-like protein 2, which translates to MMRNGDLESRGAAKGRTHNNVSSYQPYYVETSESQWTSWLVPMIVVANVAMFIVIMIINNCPKNNYGIRGQCVAKFLGRLSFQPLNENPLFGPSSNTLEKLGALEWSKVAHQRQAWRLITCIWLHAGVIHLIANMLSLVFIGIRLEQQFGFVRVGAIYLLSGIGGSILSCLFIQRSISVGASGALFGLLGAMLSELLTNWTIYSNKVAALFTLVVIIVINLALGILPHVDNFAHIGGFISGFLLGFVLLFRPQFGYLESRQLPPGARLKSKYAVYQYVLVLVALILLIIGFTVGLVMLFRGENGNDHCSWCHYLSCVPTSKWSCNN; encoded by the exons ATGATGCGGAACGGAGATCTGGAGAGTAGAGGAGCAGCAAAGGGCAGAACCCACAATAACGTTAGCAGCTATCAACCTTATTATGTGGAGACATCAGAGAGCCAGTGGACTTCATGGCTAGTTCCAATGATAGTGGTAGCTAATGTTGCTATGTTCATTGTCATCATGATTATCAACAATTGTCCCAAGAATAATTATGGGATTAGAGGGCAATGTGTGGCAAAGTTTCTTGGAAGGCTTTCTTTTCAGCCTCTAAACGAAAATCCTCTCTTTGGCCCTTCTTCTAATAC ACTGGAAAAATTGGGTGCACTGGAGTGGAGCAAGGTAGCACATCAGCGTCAGGCATGGAGACTTATCACTTGTATCTGGCTGCATGCAGGAGTGATTCATTTAATTGCCAACATGTTAAGCTTGGTGTTTATTGGAATTCGGCTTGAGCAACAATTTGGATTTG TGCGAGTTGGGGCCATCTACCTCCTCTCAGGAATTGGTGGGAGCATACTCTCGTGCCTTTTCATTCAGCGCAGTATCTCTGTAGGAGCTTCTGGTGCTCTTTTTGGTCTTCTTGGTGCAATGCTATCAGAGTTGCTTACTAACTGGACCATTTATAGCAATAAG GTTGCAGCACTTTTTACCCTTGTGGTCATCATCGTCATCAACTTGGCTCTTGGCATACTTCCTCATGTTGACAATTTTGCTCATATTGGAGGTTTCATTTCGGGGTTTCTCCTTGGATTTGTATTACTGTTTCGGCCCCAGTTTGGTTACCTGGAAAGCCGCCAACTTCCACCCGGTGCTCGTCTCAAGTCAAAATATGCAGTTTACCAGTATGTTCTCGTGCTGGTTGCCCTGATTTTACTGATCATTGG ATTCACGGTAGGATTGGTCATGCTCTTCAGGGGAGAAAATGGGAATGATCATTGCAGCTGGTGCCATTACCTGAGCTGTGTGCCCACATCGAAATGGAGCTGTAACAATTAA
- the LOC113781205 gene encoding 60S ribosomal protein L24-like: protein MVLKTELCRFSGAKIYPGKGIRFVRSDSQVFLFANSKCKRYFHNRLKPSKLTWTAMYRKQHKKDTTTEILKRRRRTTKKPYSRSIVGATLEVIQKKRTEKPEVRDAAREAALREIKERIKKTKDEKKAKKAEVAKAQKSTKGGLSKGAAPKGPKLGGGGGKR from the exons ATGGTTCTCAA AACTGAACTATGCCGCTTTAGCGGTGCAAAGATCTACCCTGGGAAGGGCATCAGGTTTGTTCGTTCAGATTCTCAG GTCTTCCTTTTTGCCAACTCAAAATGCAAGAGGTATTTTCACAACCGCTTGAAGCCATCAAAGCTTACATGGACTGCAATGTACCGGAAACAACACAAGAAG GACACTACTACTGAAATCTTGAAGAGAAGGCGCCGAACTACAAAGAAACCTTATTCAAGGTCCATAGTTGGTGCCACATTGGAAGTTATCCAAAAGAAGAGAACTGAGAAGCCAGAAGTCCGAGATGCAGCACGTGAAGCTGCTCTGCG TGAAATCAAGGAGAGAATCAAGAAAACCAAGGATGAAAAGAAGGCAAAGAAAGCAGAAGTTGCCAAAGCCCAGAAGTCTACGAAGGGTGGCTTGTCTAAGGGCGCTGCACCCAAGGGTCCTAAGCTTGGAGGAGGGGGTGGGAAAAGATGA
- the LOC113779938 gene encoding replication factor C subunit 2, protein MASSSSSLTSSSGPDIPWVEKYRPTKVADIVGNEDAVARLQVIARDGNMPNLILAGPPGTGKTTSVLALSHELLGPNYKEAVLELNASDDRGIDVVRNKIKMFAQKKVTLSAGRHKIIILDEADSMTSGAQQALRRIMEIYSNSTRFALACNTSSKVIEPIQSRCAIVRFSRLTDQEILSRLMVVVAAEKVPYVPEGLDAIIFTADGDMRQALNNLQATNSGFGFVNQENVFKVCDQPHPLHVKSMIRNLLEGKFDDSCAGLKQLYDLGYSPTDIITTLFRVIKNYDMAEYLKLEFMKETGFAHMRICDGVGSYLQLCGLLAKLALVRDTAKAA, encoded by the exons ATGGcatcctcttcttcttctttaactTCTAGTTCGGGCCCAGATATTCCATGGGTGGAGAAGTACAGGCCCACTAAAGTAGCTGACATCGTCGGAAACGAAGACGCCGTAGCCAGGCTCCAAGTCATCGCCCGCGATGGCAACATGCCCAACCTCATCTTGGCC GGTCCACCTGGAACGGGTAAGACCACTAGTGTTTTAGCTCTTTCACATGAACTTTTAGGACCAAACTACAAGGAGGCAGTTTTAGAGTTAAATGCATCAGATGACAG GGGTATTGATGTTGTTAGAAACAAAATCAAAATGTTTGCACAGAAAAAAGTCACTCTATCTGCGGGCCGTCATAAGATAATAATATTGGATGAAGCAGACAG CATGACATCTGGAGCTCAGCAAGCTTTGAGAAGGATAATGGAAATATATTCAAACTCCACACGCTTTGCTCTTGCTTGCAACACATCATCAAAAGTTATTGAACCAATTCAGAGTAGGTGTGCCATTGTCCGCTTTTCTCGATTAACTGATCAAGAGATTCTCAGTCGTCTCATGGTAGTGGTTGCAGCAGAAAAG GTACCTTATGTTCCAGAAGGGCTTGATGCGATTATATTCACTGCTGATGGTGATATGAGACAGGCCTTGAATAACTTGCAAGCAACAAATAGTGGATTTGGGTTTGTCAACCAAGAAAATGTTTTCAAG GTTTGTGACCAGCCCCATCCCTTGCATGTGAAGAGTATGATACGCAATCTTCTCGAGGGAAAATTTGATGATTCATGTGCTGGTCTAAAGCAGCTTTACGACCTGGGTTATTCTCCTACTGATATAATTACAACCCTTTTTCGAGTCATAAAGAACTATGACATGGCAGAATACCTAAAGTTGGAATTCATGAAG GAAACTGGATTTGCACATATGAGGATCTGTGATGGAGTTGGTTCATATCTTCAGCTCTGCGGTCTGCTTGCTAAGCTTGCTCTCGTTCGAGATACAGCTAAAGCAGCTTAG